From Salipiger profundus, a single genomic window includes:
- a CDS encoding 2-oxoglutarate dehydrogenase E1 component: protein MTDQSPNDQFHASSFMQGANAEYLEQMYARYANDPSAVDAAWAEFFQALGDEETSVKAEAAGPSWERRDWPPAPEDDLTAALTGEWPMPMVPAEAKGAAGKISGKAAEKGVSLTDDQIKRAVLDSIRALMIIRAHRIRGHLAADLDPLGLHGRDPHPELDPKAYGFTDADMDRPIFIDNVLGLQIASLREIMGVLKRTYCGTFALQYMHISDPEQSAWLKERIEGYGREIKFTREGRRAILNKLVEAEGFEKFLHVKYMGTKRFGLDGGESLIPAMEQIIKRGGNLGLQEIVVGMPHRGRLSVLANVLNKPYRAIFNEFQGGSFKPDDVDGSGDVKYHLGASSDREFDGNTVHLSLTANPSHLEAVNPVVLGKVRAKQDQLNDIERTAVLPVLLHGDAAFAGQGVVAECFALSGLRGHRTGGTIHIVVNNQIGFTTAPHFSRSSPYPTDNALVVEAPIFHVNGDDPEAVVHAAKVATEFRQKFGKDVVIDIFCYRRFGHNEGDEPMFTNPVMYKKIKQQKTTLTLYTDRLVKDGLIPEGEIEDMKAKFQSYLNEEFENGKTYKPNKADWLDGRWSHLDKQKEGNYQRGETAIKPETMEEIGRGLTTVPDGFPLHKTIGRFLDARKKMFDSGHGFDWATGEALAFGALLTEGYPVRLSGQDSTRGTFSQRHSGLVNQDNEDRYYPLNHIREGQARYEVIDSALSEYAVCGFEYGYSLAEPNALVLWEAQFGDFANGAQIMFDQFISSGESKWLRMSGLVCLLPHGYEGQGPEHSSARLERFLQMCGQDNMIVANCSTPANYFHILRRQLHRSYRKPLIMMTPKSLLRHKLAVSDAESFTTGSSFHRVLWDDAEKGHSDTQLVADDKIKRVVMCSGKVYYDLLEERDARGIDDVYLLRIEQFYPFPALSLVKELERFKGAEMIWCQEEPKNQGAWTFIEPNIEWVLGRIDATHQRPRYIGRATSASPATGLASQHKAQQQALVDEALTIEGN from the coding sequence ATGACGGATCAAAGCCCCAACGATCAATTCCATGCCTCCAGCTTCATGCAGGGGGCGAACGCGGAATACCTCGAACAGATGTATGCCCGCTATGCCAACGACCCCTCTGCGGTCGACGCGGCCTGGGCCGAGTTCTTCCAGGCGCTCGGTGACGAGGAAACCAGCGTCAAGGCCGAGGCCGCCGGCCCGTCGTGGGAACGCCGCGACTGGCCGCCCGCGCCCGAGGACGACCTGACCGCCGCGCTCACCGGCGAATGGCCGATGCCGATGGTCCCCGCCGAGGCGAAGGGCGCCGCCGGCAAGATCTCGGGCAAGGCCGCCGAGAAGGGCGTGTCGCTCACCGATGACCAGATCAAGCGGGCCGTGCTGGATTCGATCCGCGCGCTGATGATCATCCGGGCGCACCGCATCCGCGGCCACCTCGCCGCCGATCTCGACCCGCTGGGCCTGCATGGCCGCGACCCGCACCCCGAGCTCGACCCCAAGGCCTACGGTTTCACCGATGCCGACATGGACCGGCCGATCTTCATCGACAACGTGCTGGGCCTCCAGATCGCGTCGTTGCGCGAGATCATGGGCGTGCTCAAGCGCACCTACTGCGGCACCTTCGCGCTGCAGTACATGCACATCTCGGACCCCGAGCAGTCGGCCTGGCTCAAGGAGCGGATCGAGGGCTACGGCCGCGAGATCAAGTTCACCCGCGAGGGGCGCCGCGCGATCCTCAACAAGCTGGTCGAGGCCGAGGGCTTCGAGAAGTTCCTCCATGTGAAATACATGGGCACCAAGCGCTTCGGCCTAGACGGGGGGGAATCCCTGATCCCGGCGATGGAGCAGATCATCAAGCGCGGCGGCAACCTCGGTCTCCAGGAGATCGTCGTGGGCATGCCGCACCGCGGTCGTCTTTCCGTGCTCGCGAACGTGCTGAACAAGCCCTACCGCGCGATCTTCAACGAGTTCCAGGGCGGCAGCTTCAAGCCCGATGACGTCGACGGCTCGGGTGACGTGAAATACCACCTCGGCGCCTCCTCGGACCGCGAGTTCGACGGCAACACCGTACACCTCTCGCTGACCGCCAACCCCTCGCACCTCGAGGCGGTGAACCCGGTGGTTCTGGGCAAGGTCCGTGCCAAGCAGGACCAGCTCAACGACATCGAGCGCACGGCGGTCCTGCCGGTGCTGCTGCACGGCGACGCGGCCTTTGCCGGCCAGGGCGTCGTGGCCGAGTGCTTCGCGCTGTCGGGCCTGCGCGGTCACCGCACCGGCGGCACCATCCACATCGTCGTGAACAACCAGATCGGTTTCACCACCGCGCCGCACTTCTCGCGCTCGTCGCCCTACCCCACCGACAACGCGCTGGTGGTCGAGGCACCGATCTTCCACGTCAACGGTGACGACCCCGAGGCCGTGGTCCACGCCGCCAAGGTCGCGACCGAGTTCCGCCAGAAGTTCGGCAAGGACGTGGTCATCGACATCTTCTGCTACCGCCGGTTCGGTCACAACGAGGGCGACGAGCCCATGTTCACCAACCCGGTCATGTACAAGAAGATCAAGCAGCAGAAGACCACGCTGACGCTGTATACCGACCGCCTCGTGAAGGACGGCCTCATCCCCGAGGGCGAGATCGAGGACATGAAGGCCAAGTTCCAGTCCTACCTCAACGAGGAGTTCGAGAACGGCAAGACCTACAAGCCCAACAAGGCCGACTGGCTGGACGGGCGCTGGTCGCATCTCGACAAGCAGAAAGAGGGCAACTACCAGCGCGGCGAAACCGCCATCAAGCCCGAGACGATGGAAGAGATCGGCCGTGGCCTGACCACGGTTCCCGACGGCTTCCCGCTGCACAAGACCATCGGCCGCTTCCTCGACGCCCGCAAGAAGATGTTCGACAGCGGCCACGGCTTCGACTGGGCGACCGGCGAGGCGCTGGCCTTCGGCGCGCTGCTGACCGAAGGCTACCCGGTGCGCCTTTCGGGGCAGGACAGCACGCGTGGCACCTTCTCGCAGCGCCATTCCGGCCTGGTGAACCAGGACAACGAAGACCGCTACTACCCGCTGAACCACATCCGCGAGGGCCAGGCCCGCTACGAGGTCATCGACTCGGCGCTCTCGGAATACGCGGTCTGCGGCTTCGAGTACGGCTACTCGCTGGCCGAGCCCAACGCGCTGGTGCTCTGGGAAGCGCAGTTCGGCGACTTCGCCAACGGCGCGCAGATCATGTTCGACCAGTTCATCAGCTCGGGTGAATCCAAGTGGCTGCGGATGTCGGGCCTCGTCTGCCTGCTGCCGCATGGCTACGAGGGCCAGGGCCCCGAGCACAGCTCGGCCCGTCTCGAGCGCTTCCTGCAGATGTGCGGTCAGGACAACATGATCGTCGCCAACTGCTCGACGCCGGCGAACTACTTCCACATCCTGCGCCGGCAGCTGCACCGCAGCTACCGCAAGCCGCTCATCATGATGACGCCGAAGTCGCTCCTGCGGCACAAGCTCGCGGTGTCGGACGCCGAGTCCTTCACCACCGGCTCGAGCTTCCACCGCGTGCTCTGGGACGATGCCGAGAAGGGGCATTCGGACACCCAGCTCGTGGCGGACGACAAGATCAAGCGCGTCGTCATGTGCTCGGGCAAGGTCTACTACGACCTGCTCGAAGAGCGTGACGCGCGTGGCATCGACGACGTCTACCTGCTGCGCATCGAGCAGTTCTATCCCTTCCCGGCCCTGAGCCTCGTGAAGGAACTGGAACGCTTCAAGGGCGCCGAGATGATCTGGTGCCAGGAAGAGCCCAAGAACCAGGGCGCCTGGACCTTCATCGAGCCCAACATCGAGTGGGTGCTCGGCCGCATCGACGCCACCCACCAGCGGCCGCGCTACATCGGCCGTGCCACCTCGGCCTCGCCCGCGACGGGTCTGGCCAGCCAGCACAAGGCACAACAACAGGCGCTCGTCGACGAGGCGCTTACGATCGAAGGGAATTGA
- the odhB gene encoding 2-oxoglutarate dehydrogenase complex dihydrolipoyllysine-residue succinyltransferase: MTTEVRVPTLGESVTEATVATWFKKPGDAVAVDEMLCELETDKVTVEVPSPVEGTLEDIVASEGDTVGVDALLANISPAGEAGSANVEERPSASKPQKDAEPEAEAGGEAIDVMVPTLGESVSEATVSTWFKKVGDSVEQDEMLCELETDKVSVEVPAPASGTLTEILADEGATVEAGGKLAIMSGGGAGSVAAPAPSSASADEPSPNGRKDVEDAPSAKKAMAEAGLDPKDVKGSGKDGRVMKEDVSAAIAAAKSSPAASSAPAQPKRAPSPAEDADREERVKMTRLRQTIAKRLKDAQNTAAMLTTYNEVDMTEVMALRSQYKDLFEKKHGVRLGFMSFFTKACVHALKEVPEVNAEIDGTEVVYKNFVHMGIAAGTPQGLVVPVIRDVDTKSFAEIEGAIAEKGKRARDGKLSMAEMQGGTFTISNGGVYGSLMSSPILNPPQSGILGMHKIQDRPMVINGEIKIRPMMYLALSYDHRIVDGKGAVTFLVRVKEALEDPRRLLMDL; encoded by the coding sequence ATGACGACCGAAGTGCGCGTCCCCACGCTCGGGGAATCCGTGACCGAGGCAACCGTGGCCACCTGGTTCAAGAAGCCGGGAGACGCCGTCGCGGTGGACGAGATGCTGTGCGAGCTCGAAACCGACAAGGTGACCGTCGAGGTGCCCTCGCCGGTGGAGGGCACGCTCGAGGACATCGTGGCCAGCGAAGGCGACACGGTCGGTGTCGATGCGCTGCTCGCCAACATCTCGCCCGCGGGCGAGGCCGGCTCGGCCAACGTCGAAGAACGCCCCTCTGCCTCGAAGCCGCAGAAGGACGCCGAACCCGAGGCCGAGGCCGGCGGCGAAGCCATCGACGTGATGGTGCCGACGCTGGGCGAGTCCGTCTCCGAGGCGACCGTCTCGACCTGGTTCAAGAAGGTCGGCGACAGCGTCGAGCAGGACGAGATGCTGTGCGAGCTCGAGACCGACAAGGTCTCGGTCGAGGTGCCGGCGCCCGCGTCGGGCACGCTGACCGAGATCCTCGCCGACGAGGGCGCCACGGTGGAAGCCGGCGGCAAGCTCGCGATCATGTCCGGCGGCGGGGCCGGTTCCGTGGCGGCTCCCGCGCCCAGCTCGGCCTCGGCCGATGAGCCCTCGCCCAACGGCCGCAAGGACGTCGAGGATGCTCCCTCCGCCAAGAAGGCGATGGCCGAAGCCGGTCTCGACCCGAAGGACGTGAAGGGCTCCGGCAAGGACGGCCGCGTGATGAAGGAAGACGTGAGCGCCGCCATCGCCGCCGCGAAGTCCTCGCCCGCCGCCTCGTCGGCCCCGGCCCAGCCCAAGCGCGCGCCGAGCCCCGCCGAGGACGCGGACCGCGAAGAGCGCGTCAAGATGACCCGCCTCCGCCAGACCATCGCCAAGCGCCTCAAGGACGCGCAGAACACCGCGGCCATGCTCACCACCTACAACGAGGTGGACATGACCGAGGTCATGGCGCTGCGCAGCCAGTACAAGGACCTCTTCGAGAAGAAGCACGGCGTGCGCCTCGGCTTCATGTCCTTCTTCACCAAGGCCTGCGTGCATGCCCTGAAGGAGGTCCCCGAGGTCAACGCCGAGATCGACGGCACCGAAGTGGTCTACAAGAACTTCGTTCACATGGGCATCGCCGCGGGCACCCCGCAGGGTCTCGTGGTGCCGGTGATCCGCGACGTCGACACCAAGTCGTTCGCCGAGATCGAGGGTGCCATCGCCGAGAAGGGCAAGCGCGCCCGTGACGGCAAGCTCTCGATGGCCGAGATGCAGGGCGGCACCTTCACCATCTCGAACGGTGGCGTCTACGGCTCGCTGATGTCCTCGCCGATCCTGAACCCCCCGCAGTCGGGCATCCTCGGCATGCACAAGATCCAGGACCGGCCGATGGTCATCAACGGCGAGATCAAGATCCGCCCGATGATGTATCTCGCGCTGAGCTACGATCACCGCATCGTCGACGGCAAGGGCGCCGTGACCTTCCTCGTCCGCGTCAAGGAAGCGCTCGAGGATCCCCGGCGCCTGCTGATGGACCTGTAA
- a CDS encoding MAPEG family protein, with protein sequence MTPELAALAATAFVHLVAVMWSQRALEADVGREGNTGTRENLEQRISERTQRLRRALGNHVENTGLFVIAVVLVQFTGSNGWLTATAAWVFVAARALYLPAYAFGWVPWRSLIFTVGLLACFTMIVASFF encoded by the coding sequence ATGACCCCGGAACTCGCCGCACTCGCCGCCACCGCCTTCGTTCACCTCGTCGCGGTCATGTGGTCGCAGCGCGCACTCGAGGCGGATGTCGGGCGCGAGGGCAACACCGGCACGCGCGAGAACCTCGAGCAACGGATCTCCGAACGCACGCAGCGCCTGCGCCGGGCGCTCGGCAACCATGTCGAGAACACCGGGCTCTTCGTCATCGCCGTGGTGCTGGTGCAGTTCACCGGCAGCAACGGCTGGCTCACCGCCACCGCTGCCTGGGTCTTCGTCGCCGCCCGCGCCCTCTACCTGCCCGCCTACGCCTTCGGCTGGGTGCCGTGGCGCTCGCTGATCTTCACCGTCGGCCTGCTGGCCTGTTTCACCATGATCGTCGCGAGCTTCTTCTGA
- a CDS encoding MAPEG family protein yields the protein MTPELTILTLAALLQMLQMGLFSVLAQKQVGPRYAASPRDEGRSLTGRAGRAQRAMNNHFEGLILFGIAVMVVTYADKGNALTALCAGLYLGARLLYVPAYLLGWAPWRSLIWAVGFFATAIMLFAALL from the coding sequence ATGACCCCCGAACTCACGATCCTCACGCTCGCCGCGCTGCTGCAGATGCTCCAGATGGGACTGTTCTCGGTGCTGGCACAGAAGCAGGTGGGCCCGCGCTACGCCGCCTCGCCCCGCGACGAGGGCCGCAGCCTCACCGGCCGCGCCGGCCGGGCACAGCGCGCCATGAACAACCACTTCGAGGGGCTCATTCTCTTCGGCATCGCGGTGATGGTCGTCACCTACGCCGACAAGGGCAACGCGCTGACCGCGCTCTGTGCCGGGCTCTACCTCGGCGCGCGCCTGCTCTACGTGCCCGCCTACCTGCTGGGCTGGGCCCCCTGGCGCTCGCTCATCTGGGCGGTGGGCTTCTTCGCCACCGCCATCATGCTTTTCGCGGCCCTGCTATGA
- the lpdA gene encoding dihydrolipoyl dehydrogenase: protein MAQYDVIVIGSGPGGYVAAIRCAQLGLKTACVEGRETLGGTCLNVGCIPSKALLHASHQLHEAEENFAKMGLKGKAPSVDWKQMLAYKDDVIGQNTKGIEFLFKKNKIDWIKGWASIPEAGKVTVGDETYETKNIIVASGSAAASVPGAEVEIDEKVVVTSTGALELPKVPKKMVVIGAGVIGLEMGSVYKRLGSEVTVIEFLDTITPTMDIEVQRSFKKLLGKQGLEFTLGAAVSKVETKGGKATVTYKLRKDDSEHSVDADVVLVATGRKPYTDGLGLDALGIETTKGGQIKTDGHWATNVKGIYAIGDAIDGPMLAHKAEDEGMACAEVIAGKAGHVNYNVIPSVIYTHPEVASVGATEQELKDAGKAYKVGKFSFMGNGRAKAVFAGDGFVKILADKETDRILGCHIIGPSAGDLIHEVCVAMEYGGSAEDLALTCHAHPTFSEAVREAALACGDGAIHA from the coding sequence ATGGCACAATACGACGTCATCGTCATCGGCTCGGGCCCCGGCGGCTACGTCGCCGCCATCCGCTGCGCGCAACTCGGGCTCAAGACCGCCTGCGTCGAGGGCCGCGAGACCCTCGGCGGCACCTGCCTGAACGTCGGCTGCATCCCCTCCAAGGCGCTGCTGCACGCCAGCCACCAGCTGCACGAGGCGGAAGAGAACTTCGCCAAGATGGGCCTCAAGGGCAAGGCGCCGTCGGTCGACTGGAAGCAGATGCTCGCCTACAAGGACGACGTCATCGGCCAGAACACCAAGGGCATCGAGTTCCTCTTCAAGAAGAACAAGATCGACTGGATCAAGGGCTGGGCCTCGATCCCCGAGGCCGGCAAGGTCACCGTCGGCGACGAGACCTACGAGACCAAGAACATCATCGTCGCCTCGGGCTCCGCGGCCGCATCCGTGCCGGGCGCCGAGGTCGAGATCGACGAGAAGGTCGTGGTCACCTCCACCGGCGCGCTCGAGCTGCCGAAGGTGCCCAAGAAGATGGTCGTGATCGGCGCCGGCGTGATCGGCCTCGAGATGGGCTCGGTCTACAAGCGGCTCGGCTCCGAGGTCACCGTGATCGAGTTCCTCGACACCATCACACCCACGATGGACATCGAGGTGCAGCGCAGCTTCAAGAAGCTGCTCGGCAAGCAGGGGCTCGAGTTCACGCTCGGCGCGGCCGTGTCGAAGGTCGAGACCAAGGGCGGCAAGGCCACGGTCACCTACAAGCTGCGCAAGGACGACAGCGAGCATTCGGTCGACGCCGACGTCGTGCTCGTTGCGACCGGCCGCAAGCCCTACACCGACGGGCTGGGGCTCGACGCGCTCGGCATCGAGACCACCAAGGGCGGCCAGATCAAGACCGACGGCCACTGGGCGACCAACGTCAAGGGCATCTACGCCATCGGTGATGCCATCGACGGCCCGATGCTCGCCCACAAGGCCGAGGACGAGGGCATGGCCTGCGCCGAGGTCATCGCGGGCAAGGCGGGCCACGTGAACTACAACGTGATCCCCAGCGTGATCTACACCCACCCCGAGGTCGCCTCGGTCGGGGCCACCGAGCAGGAGCTCAAGGACGCGGGCAAGGCCTACAAGGTCGGCAAGTTCTCCTTCATGGGCAACGGGCGCGCCAAGGCCGTGTTCGCCGGTGACGGCTTCGTCAAGATCCTCGCCGACAAGGAAACCGACCGTATCCTCGGCTGCCACATCATCGGCCCGTCGGCCGGCGACCTGATCCACGAAGTCTGCGTGGCGATGGAATACGGCGGCTCGGCCGAGGATCTCGCGCTGACCTGCCACGCTCACCCGACCTTCTCGGAAGCGGTGCGCGAGGCAGCGCTCGCCTGCGGCGACGGCGCCATCCACGCCTGA
- a CDS encoding intradiol ring-cleavage dioxygenase, producing MPDDSPFTTRRSLLAGFAASPIAATGVGVFPNAARAEAKAAGLITPNVCMVLPEVTEGPFYLDEKLLRSEIAEDRDGVPLRLRMQVVTADCEPIAGARVDVWHCDAQGNYSGFAIQGSDSTEDTSEETFLRGTQTTGEDGIASFSTIYPGWYRGRTTHIHYKVFLDETTVLTSQIFFPDALSQYLYQAVPPYSERDDERDTTNGNDGIAKQAGEGAFAAVREQPEHYDAMLVVGVDRDADGTETAPEDAASGPAPGGQTTDRAGDARSAPRAGVFIPGVAG from the coding sequence ATGCCCGACGACAGCCCTTTTACCACCCGCCGCAGTCTGCTTGCCGGGTTCGCCGCTTCGCCCATTGCCGCCACGGGTGTCGGGGTCTTTCCGAATGCAGCGCGTGCGGAGGCGAAGGCTGCGGGGCTCATTACCCCGAACGTCTGCATGGTGCTGCCGGAGGTGACCGAGGGGCCGTTCTACCTCGACGAGAAGCTGTTGCGGAGCGAGATCGCCGAGGACCGTGACGGGGTGCCGCTACGCCTGCGGATGCAGGTGGTCACCGCCGATTGCGAGCCGATCGCGGGTGCGCGCGTCGATGTCTGGCATTGCGACGCGCAGGGCAACTACTCCGGCTTTGCCATTCAGGGCAGCGACAGCACCGAGGATACGTCGGAGGAGACCTTCCTGCGCGGGACGCAGACGACGGGGGAGGACGGCATTGCGTCTTTCTCGACGATCTATCCCGGTTGGTATCGGGGGCGCACGACGCACATTCACTACAAGGTCTTCCTCGACGAGACGACGGTGTTGACCAGCCAGATCTTCTTTCCCGATGCGCTGAGCCAGTATCTCTACCAGGCCGTGCCGCCCTACAGCGAGCGCGATGACGAGCGGGATACGACGAACGGCAACGATGGCATCGCGAAGCAGGCCGGCGAAGGCGCCTTTGCCGCGGTCCGCGAGCAGCCGGAACACTACGACGCGATGCTCGTGGTGGGCGTCGACCGCGACGCTGACGGTACCGAAACGGCGCCGGAGGATGCCGCCAGCGGCCCGGCCCCGGGCGGACAGACGACCGACAGGGCAGGGGATGCTCGGAGCGCACCGCGCGCCGGGGTCTTCATTCCGGGCGTTGCCGGCTGA
- a CDS encoding pyridoxamine 5'-phosphate oxidase family protein, producing MRRIETVEVLEALYKAPSEASLRKVAQRLTPAYRSWIAASRFCVISTVGPDGTDGTPRGDDGPVVLELDPGTLAMPDWSGNNRLDTLRNIVRDGRISLMFMVPGDNVVVRVNGSAWLTDDAELRARFERRGRLPATVAVIEIAEVYAQCPKALLRSGLWGRDDGDATPSLGEILAEMTSGEIEAGAWDRSYPERARQTLW from the coding sequence ATGCGAAGGATTGAGACCGTCGAGGTGCTCGAGGCGCTCTACAAGGCCCCGAGCGAGGCCTCCCTGCGCAAGGTCGCTCAACGCCTGACCCCGGCTTATCGCAGCTGGATCGCAGCCTCGCGGTTCTGCGTGATCTCGACCGTCGGGCCGGACGGCACCGACGGCACCCCGCGCGGGGATGACGGCCCGGTGGTGCTCGAGCTTGATCCGGGCACGCTGGCGATGCCGGACTGGAGTGGCAACAACCGGCTCGATACCCTGCGCAACATCGTCCGCGACGGGCGCATCTCGCTGATGTTCATGGTCCCGGGCGACAACGTGGTTGTGCGCGTGAACGGCAGCGCCTGGCTGACCGACGATGCCGAGCTGCGCGCCCGCTTCGAGCGGCGGGGACGCTTGCCCGCGACCGTCGCGGTGATCGAGATCGCCGAGGTCTATGCGCAATGCCCGAAGGCACTGCTGAGATCGGGGCTCTGGGGCCGCGATGACGGCGACGCGACACCGAGCCTTGGCGAGATCCTCGCGGAAATGACCAGCGGCGAGATCGAGGCCGGTGCATGGGACCGGAGCTATCCGGAACGCGCAAGGCAGACCCTCTGGTAG
- a CDS encoding lysophospholipid acyltransferase family protein, with product MAYAVQWLRSFAFLVAMYGGMAVIGIVFFPWAMVSRRGARSACINWSRFTRWCAGWMVGLKTEVRGTPPSGEVIIASKHQSFLDIILLFASLPSARFIMKRELLWAPVLGQYAMRIGCVPVDRGKRGAAIAKMLSDVERGAIEPGQLIIYPQGTRVAPGVKMPYKVGAALLYKQTGQPCVPAATNVGLFWPRKGIYRKPGLAVVEFLPEIPPGLTKTAFLQRLESEVETASDRLHEEGMRHAKD from the coding sequence ATGGCTTACGCCGTGCAATGGCTGCGCTCTTTCGCATTTCTCGTGGCGATGTACGGCGGCATGGCCGTGATCGGCATCGTCTTCTTTCCGTGGGCCATGGTCTCGCGCCGCGGGGCGCGTTCGGCCTGCATCAACTGGTCCCGCTTCACGCGCTGGTGCGCCGGCTGGATGGTGGGCCTGAAGACCGAGGTGCGCGGCACGCCGCCCTCGGGCGAGGTCATCATCGCCTCGAAGCACCAGAGTTTCCTCGATATCATCCTGCTCTTCGCGTCGCTGCCCTCGGCCCGCTTCATCATGAAGCGCGAACTGCTCTGGGCCCCTGTGCTCGGGCAATACGCGATGCGCATCGGCTGCGTGCCGGTGGACAGGGGCAAGCGCGGCGCGGCCATCGCCAAGATGCTTTCGGACGTCGAGCGCGGCGCGATCGAGCCCGGCCAGCTCATCATCTATCCGCAGGGCACCCGCGTCGCGCCCGGCGTGAAGATGCCCTACAAGGTCGGCGCGGCGCTGCTCTACAAGCAGACCGGCCAGCCCTGCGTGCCGGCGGCGACCAACGTGGGCCTTTTCTGGCCACGCAAGGGGATCTACCGCAAGCCCGGGCTCGCCGTGGTCGAGTTCCTGCCGGAGATCCCGCCGGGGCTGACCAAGACGGCATTTCTGCAGCGGCTCGAGTCCGAGGTGGAAACCGCGAGCGACCGACTTCACGAGGAAGGCATGCGCCATGCGAAGGATTGA
- a CDS encoding cell division protein FtsX codes for MLGRRDKGADRVVPPTGFTARLTVFAAAAMAFLAVFALALSLATGRLATTWSEQLARSSTVRISAPEGQMAAQTAAALRLLQQTPGVASARALSEAEQQALLEPWFGPDLPVAQLPVPQIIEVTETAEGYDPAGLRLRLQAEVPGAVLDDHARWRAPLVDAAARLRLLAWLAAGLIAATVGAIVTLAANAALAANAQVIAVLRLVGATDTYIARAFVRRFTLRALIGAAAGTVAGMVAVYLMPSGSETAGFLTGLAFRGWHWAVPLLVPPLAAAVAFVATAVAARRVLGGLS; via the coding sequence ATGCTGGGCCGCCGCGACAAGGGCGCCGACCGCGTGGTGCCGCCCACCGGCTTCACCGCGCGGCTGACGGTCTTCGCGGCGGCGGCCATGGCCTTTCTCGCGGTCTTCGCGCTGGCGCTCTCGCTGGCGACCGGGCGGCTTGCCACGACCTGGAGCGAGCAGCTGGCCCGCTCCTCGACGGTGCGGATATCGGCGCCCGAAGGCCAGATGGCAGCGCAGACCGCCGCCGCGCTGCGCCTGTTGCAGCAGACCCCCGGCGTGGCCTCGGCCCGCGCGCTGAGCGAGGCCGAGCAGCAGGCGCTGCTCGAGCCGTGGTTCGGGCCCGACCTGCCGGTGGCGCAGCTGCCGGTGCCGCAGATCATCGAGGTGACCGAGACCGCCGAGGGCTATGATCCGGCGGGCCTGCGCCTGCGCCTGCAGGCCGAGGTGCCGGGCGCGGTGCTCGACGACCACGCCCGCTGGCGGGCGCCGCTGGTCGATGCGGCGGCGCGCCTGCGGCTTCTGGCCTGGCTCGCGGCCGGCCTGATCGCGGCGACCGTGGGGGCGATCGTGACGCTTGCGGCGAACGCAGCGCTTGCGGCCAACGCGCAGGTCATCGCCGTGCTGCGGCTGGTGGGGGCCACCGACACCTACATCGCGCGCGCCTTCGTGCGCCGCTTCACCCTGCGGGCGCTCATCGGCGCCGCCGCGGGCACCGTGGCCGGCATGGTCGCGGTCTACCTGATGCCGTCGGGAAGCGAGACGGCGGGCTTCCTCACCGGGCTCGCCTTCCGGGGCTGGCATTGGGCGGTGCCGCTCCTGGTGCCGCCGCTTGCCGCCGCCGTCGCATTTGTTGCCACCGCCGTCGCCGCGCGGCGCGTTCTGGGAGGTCTGAGCTGA
- a CDS encoding cell division ATP-binding protein FtsE, producing the protein MIELDNVAYNYGGGELLSELSLQLAPGSFHFLTGPSGAGKTTLLKLCYGALRPTAGHARIFGRDVRQMDRDEIALSRRRVGVVHQDCQFLDHLSVSENVALPLAVAGQGTAEQSDNLRELLAWVGLTERAGARPPELSGGERQRAALARAVIMSPEVVLADEPTGNVDWEMSQRLLRLLVELNRMGVTVLIATHDLQLIRAAKSQVQARVLRISNRRLQAAGADL; encoded by the coding sequence GTGATCGAGCTGGACAATGTGGCGTACAACTATGGCGGCGGGGAGCTTCTGAGCGAGCTGTCGCTGCAACTGGCGCCGGGTTCGTTCCATTTCCTGACTGGACCCTCGGGCGCGGGCAAGACGACCCTTCTGAAGCTCTGCTACGGGGCGCTGCGGCCGACTGCCGGCCACGCGCGGATCTTCGGCCGGGACGTGCGGCAGATGGACCGCGACGAGATCGCCCTGTCGCGCCGTCGCGTCGGCGTCGTGCATCAGGATTGCCAGTTCCTCGACCATCTGTCGGTTTCCGAGAACGTCGCGCTGCCGCTGGCGGTGGCGGGGCAGGGAACAGCGGAGCAGTCCGACAACCTGCGCGAGCTGCTGGCCTGGGTCGGTCTCACCGAGCGGGCGGGCGCGCGTCCGCCGGAGCTTTCGGGCGGCGAGCGCCAGCGCGCGGCGCTGGCCCGCGCGGTCATCATGTCGCCCGAGGTGGTGCTTGCCGACGAGCCCACGGGCAACGTCGACTGGGAGATGTCGCAGCGGCTGCTGCGCCTGCTGGTCGAGCTCAACCGCATGGGCGTGACGGTGCTGATCGCCACCCACGACCTGCAGCTGATCCGCGCCGCCAAGAGCCAGGTGCAGGCGCGTGTGCTGCGCATTTCCAACCGCAGGTTGCAGGCCGCGGGAGCCGATCTGTGA